A genomic stretch from Engraulis encrasicolus isolate BLACKSEA-1 unplaced genomic scaffold, IST_EnEncr_1.0 scaffold_37_np1212, whole genome shotgun sequence includes:
- the LOC134443882 gene encoding cytidine deaminase-like: MSMSTRQLVNGLGVSDSLAMVNGGQLISGLALHRLHGRPDGVLGLIQRSLQAKENAYCPYSKFRVGAAVLAQDGTVFTGCNVENACYNLGVCAERNAIAKAVSEGYRDFKAIAIASDLSDQFISPCGGCRQFMREFGASWDVYLSKPDGSYVETTVDELLPGSFGPEDLKMKKLHIPNEF, from the exons atGAGCATGAGCACTCGGCAGCTGGTGAATGGGCTCGGTGTGTCGGACTCCCTGGCGATGGTCAACGGTGGGCAGCTGATCTCAGGGCTGGCGCTTCACCGACTGCACGGGCGACCGGACGGGGTGTTGGGTCTGATCCAGAGGTCTCTGCAGGCCAAGGAGAATGCCTACTGTCCCTACAGCAAGTTCCGAGTCGGAGCTGCCGTCCTGGCACAAGACGGCACAGTCTTCACAG GTTGTAATGTAGAGAACGCCTGCTACaatctgggtgtgtgtgcggaGCGTAACGCGATCGCCAAGGCTGTATCCGAGGGTTACAGGGACTTCAAAGCCATCGCCATCGCCAG TGACCTGTCTGACCAGTTCATCTCCCCCTGTGGAGGCTGCCGGCAGTTCATGAGGGAG tttggtgCTAGTTGGGACGTGTACCTGTCTAAGCCCGACGGCTCGTATGTAGAGACGACTGTGGACGAGCTGCTACCCGGATCATTTGGACCAGAGGACCTCAAGATGAAGAAACTACACATCCCCAACGAGTTTTAA